From a region of the Candidatus Pantoea bituminis genome:
- the barA gene encoding two-component sensor histidine kinase BarA, protein MTKYSLRARMMILILAPTLMVGLLLSSFFVVHRYNELQRQVMDAGANIIEPLAISSEYSMTWHNRDTMRELVSLLHRRHSNIVRAISVFDNNNQLYVSSNNKQNLSLLQKEDINALPDDVSMERHGNVLILRTPITSERYAVDEIPSEDAKPSGNPLGYVAIALDLQSVRLQQYKEVFVATLMLLFCLCIAMLFAYRLMRDVTGPIRNMVSTVDRIRRGQLDSRVEGYMLGELSILKNGINAMAMSLTAYHEEMQHNIDQATYDLRETLEQLEIQNVELDLAKKRAQEAARIKSEFLANMSHELRTPLNGVLGFTRQMLKTPLRTTQRDYMQTIERSANNLLSIINDVLDFSKLEAGKLVLESIPFPLRATLDETLVLLAPSAHDKGLELTVVCDSSVPDNVIGDALRLQQILINLIGNAIKFTEKGTIDLKVAQRAITPSRIELEIQVQDTGIGISEQQQMQLFQAFRQADASISRRHGGTGLGLVITQKLVNEMGGEITFHSQPDQGSTFRVRVQLDLNPNAPSMPRVLDALSHSRIAYVEANTRVAKTVLKMLSMTPLQIDYSETLEGLSEDHYPLLLMAMPVNVSQHQLLADELINALLDRADNVLLALPSPMMLLADELKVRGIDGCIAKPISQTRLLPMLLDLHTRQLNELPASPRLPLAVMAVDDNPANLKLIGALLEEQVQKILLCNSAEQAIHQARLQPLDVILMDIQMPDIDGIRASEIIRTLPQHAHTPIVAVTAHAIDGEREQLIKAGMNDYLAKPIDENKLSQLLARYTPTPTVQTPELPQILPTLDWALALRQAANKPDLARDMLRMLLEFLPEVHEKIALFIAANDVTGLREIIHKLHGSASYSGVPRMKQLCHQLEKELLQASDIDALEPELLELQDEMENVAKEARRVLHLA, encoded by the coding sequence ATGACGAAATACAGCCTGCGGGCGCGAATGATGATTTTAATATTGGCCCCAACCTTAATGGTGGGCCTGTTGCTCAGCTCTTTCTTTGTCGTGCACCGCTATAACGAACTGCAGCGACAAGTCATGGATGCTGGCGCGAATATCATTGAACCCCTGGCAATTTCCAGCGAATACAGCATGACGTGGCACAACCGCGACACGATGCGCGAGCTGGTTAGCCTGCTGCATCGGCGTCATTCCAATATTGTCCGTGCGATTTCGGTTTTCGACAATAATAACCAGCTCTATGTCAGCTCTAATAACAAACAAAACCTCAGCCTGTTGCAGAAAGAAGATATCAACGCCCTGCCAGATGATGTCTCAATGGAACGGCACGGCAACGTCTTAATTTTACGCACACCCATAACGTCTGAACGTTATGCGGTAGATGAAATCCCCAGCGAAGATGCAAAACCTTCTGGCAATCCACTGGGATATGTCGCGATAGCGCTCGATCTGCAATCAGTGCGCTTGCAGCAATACAAAGAAGTCTTTGTTGCCACGCTGATGTTGCTGTTCTGTTTATGCATCGCCATGCTGTTTGCTTATCGTCTAATGCGTGACGTAACCGGCCCGATTCGCAATATGGTCAGCACCGTTGACCGCATTCGCCGCGGCCAACTCGACAGCCGCGTTGAAGGCTACATGCTGGGTGAGTTAAGCATTCTCAAAAATGGCATCAACGCGATGGCGATGTCGCTGACTGCTTACCACGAAGAGATGCAGCACAATATCGATCAGGCTACCTACGATCTGCGTGAAACGCTGGAACAATTAGAGATTCAGAACGTTGAGCTGGATCTTGCGAAGAAGCGTGCGCAGGAAGCGGCACGCATCAAATCTGAATTCCTTGCCAATATGTCGCACGAGCTACGAACGCCGTTAAATGGCGTGTTGGGTTTTACCCGCCAGATGCTGAAAACCCCGCTGCGCACTACGCAACGCGACTACATGCAAACCATTGAGCGCTCTGCCAACAATTTGCTAAGCATCATCAACGACGTGCTCGATTTTTCAAAACTGGAAGCGGGCAAACTGGTACTGGAGTCTATTCCGTTCCCCCTTCGCGCCACGCTGGATGAAACGCTGGTGTTACTGGCACCTTCTGCGCATGACAAAGGGCTGGAATTAACGGTAGTGTGCGACAGCAGTGTGCCAGACAACGTGATTGGTGATGCGCTGCGCCTGCAGCAGATCCTGATTAACCTGATTGGCAATGCGATCAAATTCACCGAAAAAGGCACCATCGATCTCAAAGTAGCGCAACGCGCTATTACCCCTTCACGTATCGAACTGGAAATTCAGGTACAGGATACGGGCATTGGTATTTCCGAGCAGCAGCAAATGCAGCTGTTTCAGGCGTTTCGTCAGGCTGACGCCAGCATTTCACGTCGTCATGGCGGCACTGGCTTGGGTTTGGTCATTACGCAAAAGTTGGTGAATGAGATGGGTGGTGAAATCACCTTCCACAGCCAACCGGATCAAGGTTCCACCTTCCGAGTGCGAGTGCAGCTTGATCTCAATCCCAATGCCCCGAGCATGCCTCGCGTGTTAGACGCCTTGTCTCATTCGCGCATTGCTTATGTAGAAGCCAATACCCGTGTGGCGAAAACCGTGTTGAAGATGCTGAGCATGACGCCGTTGCAAATCGATTACAGCGAAACACTGGAAGGGCTGAGTGAAGATCACTACCCGCTGCTATTAATGGCGATGCCAGTGAATGTTAGTCAACATCAGTTGCTGGCCGATGAGCTGATTAATGCGCTGCTGGATCGCGCTGACAACGTACTGCTGGCGCTGCCAAGCCCAATGATGCTGCTGGCCGACGAGCTAAAAGTACGCGGTATTGATGGCTGTATAGCCAAACCGATCTCGCAGACGCGCCTGCTGCCAATGCTACTGGATTTGCATACCCGCCAGTTAAACGAACTGCCCGCCTCACCGCGTTTGCCGCTGGCAGTAATGGCCGTGGATGATAATCCTGCCAACCTCAAATTGATCGGTGCACTGCTGGAAGAGCAGGTGCAAAAGATCTTGTTGTGTAACAGCGCAGAACAAGCGATTCATCAGGCGCGTTTACAGCCGTTAGATGTCATCTTGATGGATATTCAAATGCCGGATATTGATGGCATCCGCGCCAGTGAAATTATTCGTACCCTGCCTCAGCATGCGCATACACCGATTGTTGCCGTAACTGCGCATGCGATTGATGGCGAGCGTGAACAGCTTATCAAAGCGGGAATGAATGATTACCTTGCCAAGCCGATTGATGAGAACAAGCTCAGTCAGCTGCTGGCGCGTTACACGCCAACGCCAACCGTGCAGACGCCAGAGCTGCCGCAAATTCTGCCCACGCTGGATTGGGCATTAGCGTTACGCCAGGCCGCCAATAAGCCCGATTTAGCCCGAGATATGCTGCGTATGCTGCTGGAGTTTTTACCGGAAGTGCACGAGAAGATTGCGCTGTTTATCGCTGCTAACGATGTGACTGGGTTGCGTGAAATTATTCATAAACTGCACGGTAGTGCCAGTTATAGCGGTGTGCCGCGCATGAAGCAGTTGTGTCATCAACTGGAAAAGGAGCTGCTGCAGGCCAGTGATATTGACGCGCTTGAGCCGGAGCTGCTGGAGTTGCAGGATGAGATGGAGAATGTTGCAAAAGAAGCGCGGCGAGTTCTGCATCTGGCGTAA
- the mazG gene encoding nucleoside triphosphate pyrophosphohydrolase, with the protein MNSIDRLLGIMKTLRDPQHGCPWDREQTFASIAPYTLEETYEVVDAIQREDFDDLRGELGDLLFQVVFYAQMANEQDRFNFDDICHAISDKLERRHPHIFADVKADNSAEVLKNWEAIKTAERAEKAQHSALDDIPKALPALMRAHKIQKRCHNVGFDWTTLGPVVDKVHEEIDEVMHEAQQSVIDEQKLEEEIGDLLFATVNLSRHLGSKAETALQKANDKFERRFRQVESIIAEQGLSMPGATLEQMEEAWQQVKTREKADYSTSAHKIAN; encoded by the coding sequence ATGAATTCAATTGATCGCCTGCTGGGCATTATGAAAACCCTGCGCGATCCGCAACACGGCTGTCCGTGGGATCGCGAACAGACCTTTGCCAGCATTGCGCCTTACACATTAGAAGAGACGTACGAAGTCGTCGATGCCATCCAGCGTGAAGATTTTGATGATCTGCGTGGCGAGTTGGGCGATCTGCTGTTTCAGGTTGTGTTCTACGCGCAAATGGCCAACGAGCAAGATCGCTTTAACTTTGACGATATCTGCCACGCCATCAGCGATAAACTGGAGCGTCGCCACCCGCATATTTTTGCTGATGTCAAAGCGGATAACAGCGCTGAAGTTTTGAAAAACTGGGAAGCCATCAAAACCGCCGAGCGTGCAGAAAAAGCGCAGCACTCCGCGCTCGACGACATTCCCAAAGCGCTGCCGGCGTTAATGCGCGCGCACAAAATTCAGAAGCGTTGTCACAACGTTGGGTTCGACTGGACGACATTAGGCCCGGTCGTCGATAAAGTGCATGAAGAGATCGACGAAGTGATGCATGAAGCGCAGCAATCGGTGATTGATGAGCAAAAGCTGGAAGAGGAGATTGGTGACCTGCTGTTTGCTACGGTGAATCTTTCACGGCATTTGGGCAGTAAAGCAGAAACCGCCCTGCAAAAAGCCAATGATAAATTCGAACGTCGTTTTCGTCAGGTTGAATCAATCATTGCTGAGCAAGGTCTGAGCATGCCGGGTGCAACGCTGGAACAAATGGAAGAAGCCTGGCAACAGGTTAAAACGCGAGAGAAAGCTGATTATTCCACCTCTGCGCATAAAATAGCCAATTAA
- the rlmD gene encoding 23S rRNA (uracil(1939)-C(5))-methyltransferase RlmD, whose product MAQFYTAKQRVTTKQRITVTIEDLDPFGQGVARHQGKTIFVSGALPGEQAEITLTEDKRQFARAKVTRLLSSSPARVTPRCPHFNTCGGCQQQHVDVVLQQQSKAQALSRMLSKEAQRVVAVDEVIAGEPWGYRRRARLGLQWQNKSQQLRMGFRQEASNDLVDIQQCPILTPELEALITPLRQCLRELKAVKRLGHVELVQADNGPLMVLRHLDALHVDDREKLERFSHKHQLMMFLDDGSENLTALSNNQPFYQSHKLKLTFSPQDFIQVNDAVNQQMVARAIDWLDLQPDDRVLDLFCGMGNFTLPIGKVVQNAVGVEGVAALVRQAAYNADLNSLKNVSFFQHNLEEDVSRQPWAAQGFNKVLLDPARAGAAGVMTHVVKLAPQRVVYVSCNPTTLARDSQTLLLAGYQLERVAMLDMFPHTRHLESMVLFKKHKRSLRSVCRRGYGCG is encoded by the coding sequence ATGGCGCAATTTTACACCGCAAAACAGCGCGTGACGACCAAACAACGGATTACCGTCACCATCGAAGACCTTGATCCATTTGGACAAGGTGTCGCACGGCACCAAGGCAAAACGATATTTGTCAGCGGTGCGTTGCCAGGCGAACAGGCAGAAATTACCTTAACTGAGGATAAGCGCCAATTTGCCCGAGCGAAAGTCACGCGCTTGTTAAGCAGTAGCCCGGCACGCGTTACACCGCGCTGCCCACATTTTAATACCTGTGGTGGCTGCCAACAGCAGCATGTTGATGTTGTTTTACAGCAGCAGAGTAAAGCGCAAGCGCTAAGCCGCATGTTAAGTAAAGAAGCGCAACGCGTAGTGGCCGTGGATGAAGTTATTGCCGGAGAACCTTGGGGCTATCGCCGCCGAGCACGGCTGGGATTGCAATGGCAAAACAAAAGCCAACAGCTGCGAATGGGGTTTCGTCAGGAAGCCAGCAACGATCTGGTCGATATTCAGCAATGCCCCATTTTGACGCCCGAACTTGAGGCGTTGATCACGCCGTTACGCCAGTGTCTGCGTGAGTTAAAAGCGGTTAAAAGGCTGGGACATGTTGAGCTGGTACAGGCAGATAATGGCCCGCTGATGGTTTTACGTCATCTTGATGCGCTCCATGTCGACGACAGAGAAAAACTGGAACGCTTTTCGCATAAGCATCAGTTGATGATGTTTTTGGATGACGGCAGCGAAAACTTAACGGCTCTAAGTAATAACCAACCGTTCTATCAATCACACAAACTTAAGTTAACCTTCAGTCCGCAAGATTTTATTCAGGTAAACGATGCGGTCAATCAACAGATGGTAGCCCGGGCAATTGACTGGCTGGATCTGCAACCAGACGATCGCGTATTAGATCTGTTTTGCGGCATGGGAAACTTCACACTTCCGATAGGAAAAGTCGTACAAAATGCGGTTGGTGTGGAGGGCGTTGCAGCATTAGTACGGCAGGCAGCGTATAATGCGGACCTGAATAGTCTTAAAAATGTCAGCTTTTTCCAGCATAACCTGGAGGAAGATGTTTCGCGCCAGCCGTGGGCGGCGCAAGGATTTAACAAGGTATTACTCGATCCGGCGCGTGCCGGTGCCGCAGGCGTGATGACGCATGTGGTTAAACTTGCACCACAACGTGTGGTCTATGTTTCGTGTAATCCCACGACACTCGCTCGCGACAGCCAGACATTGCTGTTGGCGGGCTACCAATTGGAAAGGGTCGCGATGCTAGATATGTTCCCACATACCCGTCATCTCGAATCCATGGTGCTGTTCAAAAAACATAAGCGATCATTAAGATCGGTGTGCAGGAGAGGATATGGTTGCGGTTAG
- the queE gene encoding 7-carboxy-7-deazaguanine synthase QueE, with product MFYPINEMFQTLQGEGYYTGVPAIFIRLQGCPVGCSWCDTKHTWEKRADRETSLGDILVKTVESDAWGDADAATLLNAIEQQGWTARHVVITGGEPAIFDLRPLTEALESAGFNCQIETSGTHEIQCSEKTWVTVSPKVNMRGGYDVLAQALSRADEIKHPVARERDVEALDELLAGLQDSKTRIIALQPISRKDEATRLCIETCIARNWRLSMQTHKYLNIA from the coding sequence ATGTTCTACCCGATTAACGAAATGTTCCAGACGCTGCAGGGCGAAGGCTATTACACCGGTGTGCCAGCCATCTTCATCCGTTTACAAGGATGTCCAGTGGGCTGCAGTTGGTGTGATACCAAGCATACCTGGGAAAAGCGGGCAGATCGGGAAACGTCGTTGGGCGATATTTTAGTGAAAACCGTGGAAAGCGATGCCTGGGGCGACGCTGACGCGGCTACTTTGTTAAATGCCATTGAGCAGCAAGGTTGGACGGCCCGCCACGTGGTGATTACCGGCGGCGAACCGGCAATTTTCGATCTGCGACCCTTAACTGAAGCGCTGGAATCAGCCGGTTTTAATTGTCAGATTGAAACCAGCGGCACGCATGAGATTCAGTGCTCTGAAAAAACCTGGGTGACCGTTTCACCGAAGGTGAACATGCGGGGTGGCTATGATGTATTGGCGCAGGCGCTGAGCCGAGCCGATGAGATCAAACATCCTGTGGCACGTGAGCGCGATGTGGAAGCATTAGATGAATTGCTGGCGGGGCTGCAAGACAGCAAGACGCGCATCATTGCGTTGCAGCCTATTAGCCGCAAAGACGAAGCGACCAGGCTCTGTATCGAAACGTGCATAGCGCGCAACTGGCGCTTGTCGATGCAAACGCACAAATATCTGAATATTGCCTGA
- the relA gene encoding GTP diphosphokinase, with protein MVAVRSAHLNTAGEFALDQWIASLGMINPQSCQRLAETWRYCEAQTHNHPDQSLLLWRGIEMVEILSMLSMDIDSLCAALIFPLANDEVVSEEELEQAVGKGIVSLVHGVRDMDAIRQLKAIHNDSMASEQVDNVRRMLLAMVEDFRCVVLKLAERIMNLREMKDAPEDERVLAAKESTNIYAPLANRLGIGQLKWELEDYCFRYLHPDEYKRIAKLLHERRIDREQYIENFVDNLRKEMAKEGVRAEVYGRPKHIYSIWRKMQKKSLAFDELFDVRAVRIVAERLQDCYGALGTVHTLYRHLPSEFDDYVANPKPNGYQSIHTVVLGPKGKTVEIQIRTRQMHEDAELGVAAHWKYKEGPSSSNARGSAGHEERIAWLRKLIGWQEEMADSGELLEEVRSQVFDDRVYVFTPKGDVVDLPAGSTPLDFAYHIHSDIGHRCIGAKIGGRIVPFTYQLQMGDQVEVITQKQPNPSRDWLNPNLGFITTSRGRSKIHNWFRKQDRDKNILAGRQILDNELSQMDISLKEAEKLLLPRYNVTSLEELLAAIGGGDIRLNQMANFLQAKLNKPSAEEQDREALRQLTQKSYSAPSRKESGRVVVEGVGNLMHHIARCCQPIPGDDIVGFITHGRGISIHRADCDQLAELISHAPERIVDAVWGESYSSGYSLVVRVTANDRSGLLRDITTILANEKVNVLGVSSRSDTKKQLATIDMDIEIYNQQVLGRVLARLNQVSDIIDARRLH; from the coding sequence ATGGTTGCGGTTAGAAGTGCGCATTTAAATACGGCGGGGGAGTTTGCCCTCGACCAGTGGATCGCCAGTCTTGGCATGATCAACCCGCAATCATGTCAACGACTTGCCGAAACCTGGCGCTATTGTGAAGCCCAAACGCACAACCATCCGGATCAATCTCTGCTGCTGTGGCGTGGTATTGAGATGGTCGAAATCCTCTCGATGCTCAGTATGGATATCGACAGTCTGTGCGCCGCGCTCATTTTCCCACTCGCAAATGATGAAGTGGTGAGTGAAGAGGAACTTGAGCAAGCGGTCGGCAAAGGCATTGTCTCGCTGGTACACGGCGTACGCGACATGGATGCGATACGCCAGCTCAAAGCCATTCATAATGATTCAATGGCCTCCGAGCAGGTGGATAATGTTCGCCGCATGTTGCTGGCGATGGTAGAAGATTTCCGCTGCGTGGTGTTGAAATTAGCCGAACGCATCATGAACCTGCGCGAAATGAAAGACGCGCCGGAAGATGAGCGCGTGCTGGCAGCAAAAGAGAGCACCAATATTTATGCGCCGTTGGCCAACCGACTCGGCATTGGTCAACTGAAGTGGGAGCTGGAGGATTATTGCTTCCGCTATCTGCATCCTGATGAATACAAGCGCATCGCCAAACTGTTGCATGAACGCCGCATTGACCGCGAACAGTACATCGAAAATTTCGTCGATAATCTGCGTAAAGAGATGGCAAAAGAGGGCGTACGCGCTGAAGTGTACGGGCGCCCAAAACATATCTACAGTATCTGGCGTAAGATGCAGAAAAAGTCGCTGGCGTTTGATGAACTGTTTGATGTGCGTGCAGTGCGTATTGTGGCTGAGCGTCTGCAAGACTGTTATGGCGCATTAGGCACGGTGCATACGCTTTATCGCCATCTGCCCAGCGAGTTCGATGATTACGTCGCCAATCCAAAGCCCAACGGCTATCAATCCATTCACACCGTGGTGCTGGGCCCGAAAGGCAAAACGGTTGAAATTCAGATACGTACCCGCCAGATGCATGAAGATGCCGAACTGGGCGTTGCTGCGCACTGGAAATATAAAGAAGGGCCTTCTTCCAGCAATGCGCGCGGCTCAGCGGGCCACGAAGAACGCATTGCATGGCTGCGTAAACTGATCGGCTGGCAGGAAGAGATGGCTGACTCTGGCGAGCTGTTGGAAGAGGTGCGCAGCCAGGTCTTTGACGATCGCGTTTATGTCTTTACACCCAAAGGCGACGTGGTTGATCTGCCAGCGGGTTCAACGCCGTTGGACTTCGCTTATCACATACACAGTGATATCGGTCATCGCTGCATTGGCGCGAAGATTGGCGGTCGTATTGTGCCGTTTACGTATCAATTGCAAATGGGTGATCAGGTTGAAGTCATCACCCAGAAACAGCCGAATCCAAGCCGCGACTGGCTCAACCCTAATCTGGGTTTTATCACCACCAGCCGCGGTCGCTCTAAGATTCATAACTGGTTCCGCAAGCAGGATCGCGACAAGAATATTCTTGCCGGACGGCAGATTCTGGACAACGAACTGAGCCAGATGGATATCAGCCTGAAAGAAGCCGAAAAACTGCTGCTGCCGCGCTATAACGTCACCTCGCTTGAAGAACTGCTCGCCGCGATTGGCGGGGGCGATATTCGACTTAATCAGATGGCAAACTTCCTGCAGGCCAAGCTCAACAAGCCGAGTGCTGAAGAGCAGGATCGTGAAGCGCTGCGCCAGCTGACGCAAAAATCCTACTCGGCGCCGTCGCGTAAAGAGAGCGGACGCGTGGTGGTGGAAGGCGTCGGCAATTTAATGCATCACATTGCACGCTGCTGCCAGCCGATTCCTGGCGATGATATTGTGGGCTTTATTACCCACGGACGCGGTATTTCGATTCATCGCGCCGACTGCGATCAGCTTGCTGAGCTGATTTCCCATGCACCAGAGCGCATCGTTGATGCTGTGTGGGGAGAAAGCTATTCCAGCGGCTACTCGCTGGTGGTGCGCGTGACGGCCAACGATCGCAGCGGGTTGCTGCGTGACATCACCACCATTCTCGCCAATGAAAAAGTGAATGTGTTGGGCGTCTCCAGCCGCAGCGATACTAAGAAGCAGCTGGCAACGATTGATATGGATATTGAGATTTATAACCAGCAGGTGCTGGGTCGCGTGTTGGCGCGCCTGAATCAGGTCTCCGATATCATTGATGCTCGCCGTTTGCATTGA
- the eno gene encoding phosphopyruvate hydratase, translating into MSKIVKVIGREIIDSRGNPTVEAEVHLEGGFVGLAAAPSGASTGSREALELRDGDKSRFLGKGVTKAVAAVNGPIAEAVKGKDAKDQANIDKIMIDLDGTENKSNFGANAILAVSLAAAKAAAASKGQPLYEHIAELNGTPGKFSMPLPMMNIINGGEHADNNVDIQEFMIQPVGAKTLKEAIRMGSEVFHHLAKVLKSKGMSTAVGDEGGYAPNLGSNAEALAVIAEAVAAAGYKLGEDITLAMDCAASEFYKDGKYVLEGEGGKAYTSEEFTHFLEDLTKQYPIVSIEDGLDESDWAGFAYQTKVLGDKIQLVGDDLFVTNTKILKEGIDKGIANSILIKFNQIGSLTETLAAIKMAKDAGYTAVISHRSGETEDATIADLAVGTAAGQIKTGSMSRSDRVAKYNQLIRIEEALGSKAPFNGLKEVKGQ; encoded by the coding sequence ATGTCCAAAATCGTAAAAGTCATCGGTCGCGAAATTATCGACTCACGTGGTAACCCGACTGTTGAAGCAGAAGTGCATCTGGAAGGCGGTTTCGTAGGTCTGGCAGCAGCGCCATCAGGGGCTTCTACCGGTTCACGCGAAGCGCTGGAACTGCGTGACGGTGACAAATCTCGTTTCCTGGGCAAAGGCGTAACCAAAGCTGTTGCTGCGGTAAACGGTCCGATTGCTGAAGCGGTAAAAGGCAAAGACGCGAAAGATCAGGCGAACATCGATAAAATCATGATCGACCTGGACGGTACTGAGAACAAATCCAACTTCGGTGCAAACGCCATTCTGGCTGTTTCACTGGCTGCTGCTAAAGCTGCTGCTGCCTCTAAAGGTCAGCCGCTGTATGAGCACATCGCTGAACTGAACGGCACGCCAGGCAAATTCTCTATGCCGCTGCCAATGATGAACATCATCAACGGTGGTGAGCACGCAGATAACAACGTTGATATTCAAGAGTTCATGATCCAGCCGGTTGGCGCGAAAACGCTGAAAGAAGCCATCCGTATGGGTTCTGAAGTTTTCCATCATCTGGCAAAAGTGCTGAAAAGCAAAGGCATGAGCACTGCGGTAGGTGACGAAGGTGGCTACGCGCCAAACCTGGGTTCTAACGCCGAAGCGCTGGCAGTTATCGCTGAAGCGGTAGCAGCAGCAGGTTACAAACTGGGTGAAGATATCACTCTGGCGATGGACTGCGCAGCATCAGAATTCTACAAAGACGGCAAATATGTGCTGGAAGGTGAAGGCGGCAAAGCTTACACCTCTGAAGAATTCACCCACTTCCTGGAAGATCTGACCAAGCAATATCCGATTGTTTCAATCGAAGATGGCCTGGACGAATCTGACTGGGCAGGCTTCGCTTACCAGACCAAAGTGCTGGGCGACAAAATTCAGTTGGTGGGCGACGACTTGTTCGTTACTAACACCAAAATCCTGAAAGAAGGTATCGATAAAGGCATCGCGAACTCCATTCTGATCAAATTCAACCAGATCGGTTCTCTGACCGAAACCCTGGCTGCAATCAAAATGGCAAAAGACGCAGGCTACACCGCGGTGATTTCACACCGTTCAGGTGAAACCGAAGATGCAACCATCGCTGACCTGGCGGTAGGTACTGCAGCGGGCCAGATCAAAACCGGTTCAATGAGCCGTTCTGACCGCGTTGCTAAGTACAACCAGCTGATTCGTATCGAAGAAGCGCTGGGTTCAAAAGCACCGTTCAATGGCCTGAAAGAAGTTAAAGGTCAGTAA
- the pyrG gene encoding glutamine hydrolyzing CTP synthase: MTTNYIFVTGGVVSSLGKGIAAASLAAILEARGLNVTIMKLDPYINVDPGTMSPTQHGEVFVTDDGAETDLDLGHYERFIRTHMSRRNNFTTGRIYSEVLRKERRGDYLGATIQVIPHITNAIKERIIEGGEGHDVVLVEIGGTVGDIESLPFLEAIRQMAVDVGREHTMYMHLTLVPYMAAAGEVKTKPTQHSVKELLSIGIQPDVLICRSDRAVPANERAKIALFCNVPEKAVISLKDVDSIYKIPGMLKSQGLDDYICKRFNLNAPEANLAEWEQVIYEEANPGGEVNIGMVGKYVELPDAYKSVIEALKHGGLKNRVTVNIKLIDSQDVESRGVEILKDLDAILIPGGFGYRGVEGKLMTAQYARENNVPYLGICLGMQVALMEFARNVAGLEGANSTEFVPDCKYPVVALITEWRDENGNVEVRTEQSDLGGTMRLGSQPCQLTPDSKVRQLYGTDTIVERHRHRYEVNNMLLKPIEAAGLRIAGRSGDDQLVEIIEIPNHPWFVACQFHPEFTSTPRDGHPLFAGFVKAAHEYQKRLAK; the protein is encoded by the coding sequence ATGACAACGAATTATATTTTTGTGACCGGCGGGGTTGTATCCTCTCTGGGTAAAGGCATTGCCGCAGCCTCCCTCGCAGCCATTCTCGAAGCACGTGGTCTGAACGTGACCATCATGAAACTGGACCCGTACATCAACGTGGATCCGGGTACCATGAGCCCAACGCAGCACGGTGAAGTCTTCGTTACCGACGATGGGGCCGAAACCGATCTGGATTTGGGTCACTACGAGCGTTTTATTCGCACGCACATGTCGCGTCGCAACAACTTCACTACAGGCCGAATCTACTCAGAAGTCTTGCGCAAAGAGCGCCGTGGCGACTATCTGGGTGCGACGATTCAGGTCATTCCGCACATCACTAACGCCATCAAAGAACGCATTATTGAAGGCGGCGAAGGCCATGACGTGGTTCTGGTTGAAATCGGCGGTACCGTCGGTGACATCGAATCATTGCCATTCCTTGAAGCCATTCGTCAGATGGCAGTTGATGTGGGCCGTGAACACACCATGTACATGCACCTGACGCTGGTACCTTACATGGCAGCAGCCGGTGAAGTGAAAACCAAACCGACGCAGCACTCAGTAAAAGAATTGCTTTCCATTGGTATTCAGCCGGACGTGTTGATCTGTCGTTCCGACCGCGCTGTACCTGCCAACGAACGCGCTAAAATTGCGCTGTTCTGTAACGTGCCGGAAAAAGCCGTTATCTCGCTGAAAGATGTTGACTCCATTTACAAGATTCCGGGCATGCTGAAATCGCAGGGCCTGGATGATTACATCTGTAAGCGCTTCAACCTGAACGCACCGGAAGCCAATCTGGCTGAGTGGGAGCAGGTAATTTATGAAGAAGCGAATCCAGGCGGCGAAGTCAACATTGGTATGGTTGGCAAGTACGTTGAACTGCCGGATGCGTATAAATCTGTTATTGAAGCGTTGAAACACGGTGGCCTCAAAAATCGCGTCACTGTAAACATCAAATTGATCGACTCGCAGGATGTTGAATCACGCGGTGTCGAAATTCTGAAAGATTTAGATGCGATTCTGATCCCGGGTGGCTTTGGTTACCGTGGCGTCGAAGGCAAGTTGATGACCGCGCAATATGCGCGCGAAAACAACGTACCGTATTTAGGTATTTGTCTTGGCATGCAGGTTGCGCTGATGGAGTTTGCCCGTAACGTTGCTGGCCTCGAAGGCGCCAACTCCACGGAATTTGTGCCAGACTGTAAATATCCGGTGGTTGCGTTAATTACCGAATGGCGTGATGAAAACGGTAACGTTGAAGTCCGTACTGAGCAGAGCGATCTCGGCGGCACCATGCGCCTTGGCAGCCAGCCTTGTCAGTTAACGCCAGACAGCAAAGTACGTCAGCTGTACGGTACTGACACCATTGTTGAGCGCCATCGCCATCGCTATGAAGTCAACAATATGTTGTTGAAGCCGATTGAAGCTGCAGGTCTGCGTATTGCGGGACGTTCTGGCGACGACCAACTGGTGGAGATCATTGAGATCCCGAATCACCCATGGTTTGTAGCTTGTCAGTTCCACCCGGAATTCACGTCGACCCCACGTGATGGTCACCCGCTGTTTGCTGGCTTTGTAAAAGCCGCGCATGAGTACCAGAAGCGTTTAGCGAAGTAA